The nucleotide window GCATTCAATCTTCAGGCAGGTACTTACCTTACACTCGGAGGTAGAGgcagaggtagaggtaggtaagtaaagGTACTGGTCTCGCAGTCCGCCTCGCAGCACCAGCCGCCCCGAGTGCCGTCCCGCTCCGGTTGTTAGGTAAAGGGACAGGGGCAGCAGGCACAACCGACGGGAGTCGTCCACTGGCGACGACTGGCAGCGGTTCGCTTTCAGGACCCCTCCCGCCCTTGGCTGCGCACCGTTCAGACTGCGTCTCAGGCTGCGACTCTGCACTGACCGACAAGACCCCACTATCTTCATCGCGTTTCGACATTTGTTCGGTTTCTTCTAGACCCTTAAATTGCCTTGGGTACCGACCACACGTGTGATGAGTACCCCTTCCTGCCCTTCCATCTCGACGAGAACatacggcggcggcgacagtAGCTGCGGATACCCCTTTCAGCCCCTTTTTGCACATTCTGCACACGTTCGCCTTTTCGCCTAGCCCTCAAGgtttgctttgctttgctcTGCATAGGTAGCTTTAGGTTTGCTGTCTTCTTCCATCGCTGCGGCCCAAAGGGGTTCAGTTACCTAACGAAACGCCAACGTGCCTCGGCGGGCGAGTAGTGTGTCACATTGAAGCCCACCTTCACCTTTTGCCCTTCTTCACACCGCACCCGCAGCCGCGAACCGCACCGCAACTGCAccacaccacaaccaccgcTCACGACGGACCGCGGAGGAGGgaaacgacgacgagaacaCGCGCCTAACCGGAACTCGTCACCTTTTGTGATATCCGGATCCAACTCGGAGAGACACCTGGACCCCGACTGACCGAGACCCTGCTTCTCTATCTCTCTGCTGCAGGCGGCCGGGCTCCTTGTCCatctcccctctccccccccctctctccccctCACTCCACCACCCATCCTCCCCGACAACATCGGCCGCGCCGCCTTTCATGACAGTGCGCTACCCAGCGCTGCAAGGGAATCGCCATAATGTCGTCAAGTGCGAATAGTATCAAGGTCGTGGCTCGATTTAGGCCCCAGAACAGGGTCGAAATCGAGTCCGGCGGCCAGCCCATCGTCACCTTCCAGGGCCCGGATACCTGTACAGTCGATGTGAGCAACTTCTTCTGCCCCCTAGTTCTCGCACCTCACAATGCCCTTGTGCCTGCCTTGTCACATCCTTCACGCGCCTGAATGCAGTCGCACCGCAGTGGCTAACCCATCTGTTTTTGCCCATAGTCGAAAGAAGCGCAGGGTTCCTTCACCTTTGATCGGGTGTTTGACATGTCATGCAAGCAATCCGACATCTTCGATTTCTCGATCAAGCCTACCGTCGACGATATTCTCAATGGCTACAACGGTACTGTCTTCGCCTACGGCCAGACGGGTGCCGGTAAATCATACACCATGATGGGTACCAGTATAGATGACCCTGATGGCAGAGGTGTTATTCCAAGAATCGTCGAGCAAATCTTTACCAGCATCTTGTCTAGCGCAGCAAACATCGAGTATACCGTCCGGGTCAGCTATATGGAAATCTACATGGAGCGGATCCGTGATCTTTTGGCGCCTCAGAACGACAACCTGCCAGTTCACGAAGAAAAGAACCGCGGTGTCTACGTCAAGGGTCTGCTCGAGATCTACGTCTCGAGCGTCCAGGAAGTATACGAAGTCATGCGCAGGGGTGGCAACGCAAGAGCTGTGGCTGCGACCAACATGAACCAGGAGTCGTCGCGCTCGCATTCCATCttcgtcatcaccatcacccagAAGAACGTGGAGACGGGCTCGGCCAAGAGCGGTCAGCTTTTCTTGGTCGATCTGGCTGGTTCCGAAAAAGTCGGCAAGACAGGTGCCAGTGGTCAGACGCTGgaggaagcaaagaagaTCAACAAGAGTTTGAGTGCTCTTGGTATGGTCATCAATGCCCTGACAGACGGCAAATCCTCTCACGTTCCTTACCGAGACTCAAAGCTCACCCGTATTCTGCAAGAATCGTTAGGTGGTAACAGTCGAACAACACTCATTATCAACTGTTCACCCAGTAGTTACAACGATGCCGAAACATTAAGTACGCTGCGTTTCGGTATGAGAGCAAAGTCGATCAAGAACAAAGCGAAAGTCAACGCCGAACTCAGCCCGGCCGAGCTCAAGCAGATGCttgccaaggccaagacccAGATCACGTCCTTCGAGAACTATATCGTCAACCTGGAAAGCGAAGTGCAAGTGTGGCGTGGTGGCGAGACTGTGCCCAAGGAGAAATGGGTACCACCTTTGGAGCTCGCGATCACCCCTTCGAAATCAGCCTCGACAACAGCCCGTCCATCGACACCGTCGCGGCTCCTGCCTGAAAGCCGTGCCGAGACCCCTGCTATCTCAGACCGAGCTGGAACTCCCAGCTTGCCCTTGGATAAGGATGAACGGGAAGAGTTCCTGCGTCGCGAGAACGAGCTGCAAGACCAGATTGCGGAGAAGGAAAGTATCGCGGCGGCTGCCGAGAGGCAACTGCGAGAGACAAAGGAAGAGCTCATCGCTCTCAAGGACCACGACAGCAAGCTTGGAAAGGAGAACGAGAGGTTGATCAGCGAGTCTAACGAGTTCAAGATGCAACTGGAGAGGCTGGCTTTCGAGAACAAGGAGGCCCAAATCACCATTGACGGCCTCAAGGATGCCAACTCGGAGCTCACGGCCGAGCTTGACGAGGTCAAACAGCAGATGCTCGACATGAAGATGAGCGCCAAGGAGACCAGCGCTGTGTTggacgagaaggagaagaagaaggcggagaagaTGGCCAAGATGATGGCTGGCTTTGATCTTTCTGGTGACGTTTTCAGCGATAACGAACGGGCAGTTGCCGATGCGATTGCGCAATTAGATGCCCTCTTTGAGATCAGCTCTGCTGGTGACGCCATTCCTCCCGAGGATATCAAGGCACTCAGGGAGAAGCTCGTGGAGACCCAGGGTTT belongs to Neurospora crassa OR74A linkage group IV, whole genome shotgun sequence and includes:
- the kin-1 gene encoding kinesin heavy chain, with product MSSSANSIKVVARFRPQNRVEIESGGQPIVTFQGPDTCTVDSKEAQGSFTFDRVFDMSCKQSDIFDFSIKPTVDDILNGYNGTVFAYGQTGAGKSYTMMGTSIDDPDGRGVIPRIVEQIFTSILSSAANIEYTVRVSYMEIYMERIRDLLAPQNDNLPVHEEKNRGVYVKGLLEIYVSSVQEVYEVMRRGGNARAVAATNMNQESSRSHSIFVITITQKNVETGSAKSGQLFLVDLAGSEKVGKTGASGQTLEEAKKINKSLSALGMVINALTDGKSSHVPYRDSKLTRILQESLGGNSRTTLIINCSPSSYNDAETLSTLRFGMRAKSIKNKAKVNAELSPAELKQMLAKAKTQITSFENYIVNLESEVQVWRGGETVPKEKWVPPLELAITPSKSASTTARPSTPSRLLPESRAETPAISDRAGTPSLPLDKDEREEFLRRENELQDQIAEKESIAAAAERQLRETKEELIALKDHDSKLGKENERLISESNEFKMQLERLAFENKEAQITIDGLKDANSELTAELDEVKQQMLDMKMSAKETSAVLDEKEKKKAEKMAKMMAGFDLSGDVFSDNERAVADAIAQLDALFEISSAGDAIPPEDIKALREKLVETQGFVRQAELSSFSAASSDAEARKRAELEARLEALQQEHEELLSRNLTEADKEEVKALLAKSLSDKSAVQVELVEQLKADIALKNSETEHLKALVDDLQRRVKAGGAGVAMANGKTVQQQLAEFDVMKKSLMRDLQNRCERVVELEISLDETREQYNNVLRSSNNRAQQKKMAFLERNLEQLTQVQRQLVEQNSALKKEVAIAERKLMARNERIQSLESLLQESQEKMAQANHKFEVQLAAVKDRLEAAKAGSTRGLGTDAGLGGFSIGSRIAKPLRGGGDAVAGATATNPTIATLQQNPPENKRSSWFFQKS